The DNA segment CGAGAGCCTCGGGTCCTTCGAGCGCTACGGCCTGGCGGCGTTCCCCCTGGTGCTCGGCCTAGCCATCGTGACGCGCCCCGCCTGGCTCGACCGCCTCGCCGTCACCAGCGCCGCCGCCGGGCTGGTGGCGTTCACCACGATGGCTCTGCTCGGTACCTTCGTCCCATGAAGGCTGGCACGCAGGCAGCGGACCTGGCGCTGGCGGACGCGGCGATCAGCCGGGCCGATCCGGCCTTCGCCGCCATCGTCTCTCGAGCCGGCCCCTGCACGATGAGCTGGCGACGGGGCGGGCGACGGACCCACTTCGAGAGCTTGGCGTCGTCGATCGTCCACCAACAGCTCGCGGGCGGTGCCGCCGCTGCCATCTGGGCGCGCACGGTCGCCCTCGTGCCTGGACGCTTCGCGCCGGAGGCGGTCCTCTCCCTCGACGAGGACGCCCTGCGCGGCGCCGGGCTCTCGGGCGCCAAGGCCCGGGCCATCCTCGACCTCGCGGCTCGGGTCGTGTCGGGGGAGCTCCGCCTCGCCCGGATCGGCGCGCTGTCCGACGACGCCGTGGTGGGGGAGCTGTCCCAGGTGTGGGGGGTGGGGCGGTGGACGGCCGAGATGTTCCTCATCTTCCAGCTCGGTCGCCTCGACGTCTGGCCGACGGGCGACCTCGCGGTCCGCAACGGCTACGCCCGGCTGCACGGCCTGGGATCGGTGCCCTCGCCCGACGAGCTGGAGGCGAGGGGCGAGGCGTACCGGCCATGGCGATCGGTCGCCGCCTGGTACTGCTGGCGGGCCATCGAGCTCCGGCCCGAGGGCGGCCGGTGACGGTGGCGCCGGGATCGGGCACGGTGGACCCGTGAGCACGCAGCGTTCGTTGGCGGTCATCGACATCGACGGCGTGGTGGCCGATGTGCGCCATCGCCTGCACCACATCGAGCACCGACCCAAGGACTGGGACGGGTTCTTCGCCGCCGCCCGCCACGACCCACCCCACCCGGAAGGCCTGGCGGTGGTGGCGCGCCTCGCCGAGGATCACGACATCGTCTTCCTGACGGGCCGTCCCGAGCGGTACCGGGCGGACACGGAGGCGTGGCTGGCGGCCCACGGCATCGGGGGCCGCCCGCTGCACATGCGCCCGTCCGGCACGTTCCGCCCGGCGGCCGAGGTGAAGGTGGAGGTGCTGGCACGGGTGGCTGCGGGGCGGGAGGTGGCGGTGGTGGTCGACGACGACCCAGCGGTGCTGGCCGCGATGGCCGCTGCCGGCCACCCGACCTTTGCCGCCGACTGGGCCGACCGCAGCGCTGTGCTCCACGTGGCCCAGGAGGTCGAGGGACGGTCGTGAGCGTTGCCCTCTACCTGCCTGTCGGTAGGATAGGGAGATGCGCACCGACGCCGAGATCCTCAACGAGCTCGCTCCCATCGCCGAGGAGCTGTTCGAGCGCCACCTCACGAACGCCAAGGAGTGGTTCCCCCACGAGATGGTCCCGTGGAGCGAGGGACGCGACTTCGAGGCCGGCGAGGAGTGGTCGCCGGACGAGGCGCCGATGGACGAGGCCGTTCGCAGCTCGCTGTTCGTCAACCTCCTGACCGAGGACAACCTCCCGCACTACTTCCGGACCATCAACAACCTCTTCGGTGGCGACGAGGTGTGGGGTGCCTGGTCGAAGCGCTGGACGGCCGAGGAGGGCCGCCACGCCATCGTGATCCGCGACTACCTCACCGTCACGAGGGGCGTCGACCCGGTGTCCCTCGAGCGCGGTCGGATGAGCCAGATCAGCGGCGGGCAGGTCCCCGAGCCGCCGACCGTGGCCGACGGGTTCGTCTACGTCACGCTCCAGGAGCTGGCCACCCGGATCGCCCACGGGAACACCGGGCGGCGGATGGAGGACAAGCGGGGTCAGAAGATCATGGCCAGGGTGGCAGGCGACGAGAACCTGCACCACGTCTTCTACCGCGACATCACCTCGACCATGATCGAGTTCGACCCCTCCCTCGTGGTGCTGGCGATCGACCGCAACGTGCGCGAGTTCTCCATGCCCGGGACCGGCATCCCCAACTTCGCCAACCACGCCAAGGCCATCGCCCAGGCCGGCATCTACGACTTCGCCGCCCACCACGACCACATCCTCCAGCCGGTGGTCGTCAAGCACTGGGGCCTCGAGTCGATCCAGGGTCTCAGCCCCGAGGCCGAGGAGGCCCGCTCCTCGGTCCTGGCTCACATCGAGCGTGTGGGCAAGGCGGGCCGTCGCATGAACGAGCGCCGTGAGGCGAAGGCGGCCCGCGCTGCCGAGCGCGGCGACCTCAGCGTCGCCGCCCCGTAGTCAGCGGAGCACGACCACCGTGGTGCCGATGGGCGCCCAGTCGTAGAGGTAGGCGGCGTCCCGGTCAGCCTGCCGGACACATCCTGCGCTGCGGTAGCCGCCGAGGTCGTCCTCGCTCTGGAGCGGACGGCCCTCGGCGTCGCGGGGGATGGCGTGGAAGCCGATGGCCAGGCTGTCGCCCCACGCGAAGCGGACCATGTTCGCCATGGTGATGCCGTCGTGGCCGGCGTAGGCCGTACGCGACTTGGAGAACACGCTGTAGGTCCCGGCCGCGGGAACCCCGCGTCGCCCGGAGACGGCGTAGCTGCGGTCGACCTCGCCGTCGCCCGCCACCAACCAGATCTGCTGATCGCTGTTGGAGTAGATGACCCGGCGTCCGGAGCCCGACCCGGCGGGCACGGCCGGCCCGGTGTAGGCCGGACGCCGAGGCGAGCGGAGCAGCCAGTAGGCGTCGGACCCGTTGCTGGCGATGGCGCTGACCGGTTCGGCGGTGCTCGAGGGAGCGGCACCGTGGAAGCGGGCCCGGTAGGTGAAGACACCCCCGTCGGCGGCCGCCAGCCGGTAGCCCCCCGGGGCAGCCGCGATGCCCACGATGGGCTGCGCCAGCGTGATGCCGCCCGCGGAGCCGTGGAAGGTCGCGCCGAAGGAGAAGACGCCGCCGTCGGCGGCGACGAGCCAGTAGCCGGTCGCCCCTGGGGCGTGGTCGGCCGCCATCCCCACCACGGGGCTGTTGAGTCGCATGTCGCCTGTCGAACCGTGGAAGACGGCGTCGCCGAAGGCGAAGATCCCGCCGTCGGACGCCACCAACCAGTAGCCACGTCCGGTCGACGTCGACGCCATCCCCACGATCGGGCGGTTGAGGTGCATGGCGCCGGCGGAGCCATGGAACCGCGCACCACCGAAGGAGAAGACGCCGCCGTCGCCCGCCACCAGCCAGTAGCCGGTGCCGTCGGGCGTCGCAGCCATGCCGACGATCGGTGCGGCCAGGAGGTGCCCGCTTGCGGAGCCGTGGAACGGCGCCCCCCCATAGCTGTGGACCCCACCGTCGCTCGTGGCCACCCAGTACCGGCCCGCGCCCTGGGCGGCGATGCCCACCAGGCGGTGCTCCGGGCTGGCGTCTGGGGTGCCATGGTCGGACGCGCCTCCGAAGGCGTGCAGGCGATCGGGAGCCGCTGTCTCGGCGGCGGCCGGAACGGCGGTGACCAGGAGGGCCATGCAGGCGACGGCGAGGGCGGCGCCGAGCGGCCGGCGGGAGGAGAGCGTGTGCACGGCTCAGCAGCATACGGCCGGCGGCCCGTGGCCCGATCCTTCGTCAGTGGCTGTCGAGGAGGCCGGCGCCACCGGAGCGGGACGCGAGGGCGGCGTCGACCACGGCGGTGAGCCGGGCGAAGACCTCCTCGGGCTCGCCGACGCCGTTGACCGACGTGAGGAGGCCCTGGCGGTCGAACCAGATCAGCAGCGGGCAGGACTCCTGCTCGTAGAGGGCCAGCCGACGCTTGATGGCCTCGTCCGTGTCGTCAGCACGTCGAGCGACCTCACCGTCGCATTCCGTGCAGGTGCGGCACTCGGGGCCGCCTGCTGGTGCGGAGGTCACGGCGCCGCAGCCCAGGCAGACGCGACGGGCGGCGAGGCGGGGCCGCACCACCTCGGTGGGCACGTAGAGCTCGATCGCCAGGTGGGCGGCATCGCGGCCGAGGACCTCGAAGAGGGCCTGACCCTGGGCCAGGGTCCGCGGGAAGCCGTCGAGCAGGTAGCCCGCGGCGCGGGCACGGGGGCTGCCGAGCGTGGTCGCCACCAGGTCGAGCACGAGGTCGTCGGGCACCAGGCGACCCTCCTCGAGGTGGTCGGCGACCTCCTTGCCGAGGGGTGTCGCGGCCGCCACCTCGGCGCGCAGGAGGTCGCCCGTGGAGCGGTGGGGCACGCCCAGGCGCTCGGCCAGCCGGACGCACTGCGTCCCCTTGCCGGCGCCCTGCCTGCCGAGGACGATCAGCCGTGCCCGTTCACCCATCTGACGTCTCCCGCCCTCTCGTTGGGGGGAGCGTAATGTTTCTACGTCCGCGCTGCCTTCTGCCTGACGCCCAGCGGCCCCGTCCGGCATCCCGGGAGGACCTCAGGACTCGTCGGGGCAGACCGCGGCGTCGGGGTCGGTCGGGTGCCAACCGTCGATGACGACCTCGACCGGGCCCACCTCGGGCTGGTTGCGGCTCGCTGTGGGGATCTCCACCATCCACTCGACGCCCTCGGCGGGGATGAGGAGGTCGACGCCGGTCACGACGATCAGCTCCTCGGCGATCTCAGCGCTGAGGGTCAGGTGCTCGACCATGATCTCGGCGTCTGCCGGGTTCTCGGCCGCACCGCGGATCACCACGACCCAGTGCCGGACGTCCTCGGAGTCGACCTCGGTGCGGAGACGGCCGTCGCGCAGGCTGGTCGTGACCGAGGTGACGTGGAGCTCGGGGATGACGGACAGGCACGGGGGGACCGGTCGTGTGGGCTCGCTCGGCGTCGGATTGGACGGCGCCGTCGGCGCGTCGGGCTCCGCGTTGTCGTCGCCGCGAGCGGGGTCGGGGCCGAGGGTGATCTCGCCGTCTGGCGCGGTCCGGACCCTCGGGGGCGTGGTGACGATGCGAGCCGTGGAGCGCCCGGCGGTGGTCATGTCCTCGATGGCGCGGGTGAGGCTGGTCTGCGGATCGGTGGGCGAGACGTGGTGAGGGGAGCGGGCGGCAGCGGTGGCGGCCCGCTGCTCTCCCACATCGGCGCGTGCCGCTGCGCCGGCGATGGCCGATGAGGGCGGCGGCGGGGCGCTCGGGTTGAGCGCGAGGACCATGGCGAGGACGGCCGCACCGACCCCGGCGAGCGCCGGGCGGACCCCACCCCGCCGGACCGGGGCCGGCTCGAGGGGCACGTCGAGCCACTCGGTGTCGAGGTCGTCGAAGCTCGTGGTGCGGGGAGCGACCGCCACGGGCGGGGGGATGAGCGCCGGCCGGCTGTCGATCTCGGGACGGGCGGCGGGGGCGGCCACGTCGTCGGCGAAGGAGGCGGCCACGTGGTCGAGGAAGTCGGCCAGGCGCAGCCCGCCGTGGACGGGGGGCTCGACGCCGGCCACCACCAGGTCGCCACCGAGGAGCCGGACGACGTCGCCGGTCACGAGGTGCCGGAGCGAACGGGCGGCGACGGCCTCGGGGATGGCGAACTCTCCGGCCAGCACCTCGAGGCGGAGGCGGACGCGCCCTGAGCCGTCGGCGTGGCCACCCAGGATCCCGAGGAGGCGGAGCGCCTCGAGGCGCTCGGGCCGGGAGACGCCGGCGCGCAGGAGCCGCACGGACGCCGTTCCGACGACGTCCTCGGCTACGGGAAGGTCGACATCGATCCGCTCGTCCATGTCGCCGATGCCTCCTTCCCGCTGTGTCGAGCGGCGCCCCGGGTGGCGGCGCGCCTGGTGTTGTTCCCCCGTTCCTCCCCTTGGTTCGACGTTCGGGCCGGTTCTTCCTGTTTCGCCGGACGTGTTCTGTCCTCTGACCTGGCGAGACGCTGCTGCCCGGCAGGGTGCGAGGACGCCGGTAGCGTGCCGGCATGGCCACCATCGACGGGCCCCGCGGGTGAGTGTGCCGCCTGCCGATCTCGTCGCCCGCCTTCGCGAGGCGGTCGGACCGGACCACGTGCTCGTCGACGCCGACCTCCGTGCCGGCGCCGAGGTCGACTGGACCGGCCGGTACCGAGGCGCGACGCCGGCGGTGGTGCGACCCGCCGATGCGGCCGAGGTCGCCTCCGTGCTGCTGGCGTGTGCCGCCTCCGGGGTCGCGGTGGTCCCCCAGGGCGGGAACACGGGGCTGGTCGGGGGTTCGGTCCCCCTCCACGGGGAGGTGGTGCTCTCGACCCGCCGGCTCGACACGCTCGGACCGGTCGATCCGCTGGCAGCACAGGTCACGGTGGGGGCCGGGGCCACCCTCGAGGCGG comes from the Acidimicrobiales bacterium genome and includes:
- a CDS encoding DNA-3-methyladenine glycosylase 2 family protein; the encoded protein is MKAGTQAADLALADAAISRADPAFAAIVSRAGPCTMSWRRGGRRTHFESLASSIVHQQLAGGAAAAIWARTVALVPGRFAPEAVLSLDEDALRGAGLSGAKARAILDLAARVVSGELRLARIGALSDDAVVGELSQVWGVGRWTAEMFLIFQLGRLDVWPTGDLAVRNGYARLHGLGSVPSPDELEARGEAYRPWRSVAAWYCWRAIELRPEGGR
- a CDS encoding acyl-ACP desaturase — its product is MRTDAEILNELAPIAEELFERHLTNAKEWFPHEMVPWSEGRDFEAGEEWSPDEAPMDEAVRSSLFVNLLTEDNLPHYFRTINNLFGGDEVWGAWSKRWTAEEGRHAIVIRDYLTVTRGVDPVSLERGRMSQISGGQVPEPPTVADGFVYVTLQELATRIAHGNTGRRMEDKRGQKIMARVAGDENLHHVFYRDITSTMIEFDPSLVVLAIDRNVREFSMPGTGIPNFANHAKAIAQAGIYDFAAHHDHILQPVVVKHWGLESIQGLSPEAEEARSSVLAHIERVGKAGRRMNERREAKAARAAERGDLSVAAP
- a CDS encoding L,D-transpeptidase, yielding MHTLSSRRPLGAALAVACMALLVTAVPAAAETAAPDRLHAFGGASDHGTPDASPEHRLVGIAAQGAGRYWVATSDGGVHSYGGAPFHGSASGHLLAAPIVGMAATPDGTGYWLVAGDGGVFSFGGARFHGSAGAMHLNRPIVGMASTSTGRGYWLVASDGGIFAFGDAVFHGSTGDMRLNSPVVGMAADHAPGATGYWLVAADGGVFSFGATFHGSAGGITLAQPIVGIAAAPGGYRLAAADGGVFTYRARFHGAAPSSTAEPVSAIASNGSDAYWLLRSPRRPAYTGPAVPAGSGSGRRVIYSNSDQQIWLVAGDGEVDRSYAVSGRRGVPAAGTYSVFSKSRTAYAGHDGITMANMVRFAWGDSLAIGFHAIPRDAEGRPLQSEDDLGGYRSAGCVRQADRDAAYLYDWAPIGTTVVVLR
- a CDS encoding nucleoside monophosphate kinase — translated: MGERARLIVLGRQGAGKGTQCVRLAERLGVPHRSTGDLLRAEVAAATPLGKEVADHLEEGRLVPDDLVLDLVATTLGSPRARAAGYLLDGFPRTLAQGQALFEVLGRDAAHLAIELYVPTEVVRPRLAARRVCLGCGAVTSAPAGGPECRTCTECDGEVARRADDTDEAIKRRLALYEQESCPLLIWFDRQGLLTSVNGVGEPEEVFARLTAVVDAALASRSGGAGLLDSH